A section of the Triticum dicoccoides isolate Atlit2015 ecotype Zavitan chromosome 7A, WEW_v2.0, whole genome shotgun sequence genome encodes:
- the LOC119331623 gene encoding peroxidase 3-like produces MAAAPLVLAVLVVTVGVAAAMAEGGKLRQGYYEQSCPRAEQIVKHYVERHIPHAPSVAATLIRTHFHDCFVRGCDASVLLNATGGGEAEKDATPNLTLRGFAFLDRVKALLEQECPGVVSCADILALASRDAVGVIGGPFWRVPTGRRDGRVSIKQEALDQIPAPTMNFTDLLTSFRAKGLDLADLVWLSGAHTIGISHCNSFTERLYNFTGRGGPEDADPSLDAEYAANLHRTKCTTPTDNTTIVEMDPGSFLTFDTSYYRGLLKRRGLFQSDAALITDAAARADVESVAKGPSEVFFQVFARSMVRMGMIEVKTGGEGEIRRHCAIVNS; encoded by the exons ATGGCGGCGGCGCCGTTGGTGCTGGCGGTGCTTGTGGTGACGGTTGGCGTCGCGGCGGCGATGGCGGAGGGCGGGAAGCTGCGGCAGGGGTACTACGAGCAGAGCTGCCCACGGGCGGAGCAGATCGTGAAGCACTACGTGGAGCGCCACATCCCCCACGCGCCCTCCGTCGCCGCCACCCTCATCCGCACCCacttccacgactgcttcgtcaGG GGGTGCGACGCGTCGGTGCTGCTGAACGcgaccggcggcggcgaggcggagaaggacgcGACGCCCAACCTGACGCTGCGCGGGTTCGCCTTCCTGGACCGCGTCAAGGCGCTGCTCGAGCAGGAGTGCCCCGGcgtcgtctcctgcgccgacatccTCGCGCTCGCCTCCCGCGACGCCGTCGGCGTCATC GGCGGGCCGTTCTGGCGCGTGCCGACGGGGCGGCGCGACGGCAGGGTGTCGATCAAGCAGGAGGCGCTGGACCAGATCCCGGCCCCCACCATGAACTTCACCGACCTCCTCACCTCCTTCCGCGCCAAGGGCCTCGACCTCGCCGACCTCGTCTGGCTCTCAG GGGCACACACCATCGGTATCTCGCACTGCAACTCCTTCACCGAGCGGCTATACAACTTCACCGGCCGTGGAGGACCCGAGGACGCGGACCCATCTCTTGATGCAGAGTATGCTGCCAACCTCCACCGGACCAAGTGCACCACGCCCACGGACAACACCACCATTGTGGAGATGGACCCCGGGAGCTTCCTCACCTTTGACACTAGCTACTACCGCGGCCTCCTAAAGCGCCGGGGACTCTTCCAGTCCGACGCCGCGCTTATCACGGACGCGGCGGCAAGGGCCGACGTCGAGAGCGTGGCCAAGGGTCCGTCGGAGGTGTTCTTCCAGGTGTTCGCACGGTCCATGGTGAGGATGGGCATGATAGAAGTGAAGACCGGTGGCGAGGGGGAGATCAGACGGCATTGTGCCATTGTCAATAGCTAG